One genomic region from Anabaena sp. PCC 7108 encodes:
- a CDS encoding ATP-binding protein: protein MASLFLAKLTNFITAGEPVIICESPVQERYRMLRSLCQYCSKIGIKCYLWNLGQEIIQEIECVNNIDLSFKYFYGYTLNPTQELKDHFRILNFWECFQGEGVLIIENLYPWISANVVQETQFFLISEWVKSKLLNLSFSQSTVGKIKCAILLGSQANLHPELAAQIPVVTQELPDISEITASLNEEAEVILPSTLSEMDKITIIRSGIGLYISDLIKGLKSIHCHDKSAEAIAQELLQYKINLLNRLYGIEFIPTPQVPLGGLDLMQEAFKKFKRLFSPLAKAYKLRVPKGIMLVGPPGTGKSHSAKVCSQILSVPLILVDWGNLRSYGNEAERRLKQLLNLVDCLNEVVIYFDDFDKGFAGDDDIARRLAGQLLTWMQERTSDVIVIASVNRLEWLPPELTRAGRFDYIYKVDLPNYGERHNIFKLHCARFDDRFSGDVYGKIDPYSQEEWRRLLKETNRCVGAEIQTIVERAAATTFCQMFPEDMPVPTNSKLPALEISMATLLAERQQINPLAIREADKVESMRNKAELQGLPSSTVDASEYAIGNIDIFGG from the coding sequence ATGGCATCCTTATTCTTAGCAAAACTGACTAACTTCATCACCGCAGGAGAGCCTGTGATTATTTGTGAATCTCCTGTACAAGAAAGATATCGAATGCTCCGCTCTCTTTGCCAGTATTGCTCAAAAATAGGCATTAAGTGCTATCTATGGAATTTGGGACAAGAGATAATTCAGGAAATTGAATGCGTAAATAATATAGATTTAAGTTTCAAATATTTTTATGGTTATACTCTAAATCCGACACAAGAGCTTAAAGACCACTTTAGAATTTTGAATTTTTGGGAATGTTTTCAGGGAGAAGGCGTATTAATCATCGAGAATCTATACCCTTGGATTAGTGCTAATGTAGTCCAAGAAACGCAGTTTTTCTTGATATCTGAATGGGTGAAATCAAAGTTGCTCAATCTTTCCTTCTCCCAATCTACTGTTGGTAAAATCAAATGCGCTATTCTTTTAGGTTCTCAAGCTAACTTACACCCAGAACTTGCTGCTCAAATCCCTGTAGTTACTCAAGAATTACCTGATATCTCAGAAATCACTGCAAGTCTTAATGAGGAAGCAGAGGTAATTTTACCATCAACGTTGAGCGAAATGGACAAAATTACAATTATTCGTAGTGGGATTGGACTATATATTTCTGACTTAATTAAAGGGCTAAAATCAATTCATTGTCATGATAAAAGTGCAGAAGCAATAGCCCAAGAACTACTCCAATATAAAATCAATTTGCTCAACAGACTTTATGGAATTGAATTTATTCCTACTCCCCAAGTTCCCTTGGGAGGATTAGATTTGATGCAGGAGGCTTTTAAGAAATTCAAAAGATTATTTAGTCCCCTTGCCAAAGCCTACAAACTCAGAGTTCCTAAAGGTATAATGCTGGTAGGTCCTCCAGGTACGGGTAAATCACATTCTGCTAAAGTATGCTCCCAAATTTTAAGTGTTCCCTTGATTTTAGTAGATTGGGGTAATTTGAGAAGCTATGGTAATGAAGCAGAAAGAAGACTGAAACAATTACTAAATTTAGTAGATTGTTTGAATGAAGTTGTTATTTATTTTGATGACTTTGATAAGGGATTTGCTGGAGATGATGATATAGCTAGAAGGTTAGCAGGACAGTTACTCACTTGGATGCAAGAACGTACCAGTGATGTAATTGTAATCGCAAGTGTTAATCGTTTAGAATGGCTACCACCAGAATTAACTAGGGCAGGAAGATTTGACTATATTTATAAAGTAGACTTGCCTAATTATGGAGAAAGACACAATATTTTTAAACTCCACTGTGCTAGATTTGACGATAGGTTTAGTGGTGATGTTTATGGTAAAATTGACCCTTATAGTCAAGAGGAATGGCGACGACTGTTGAAAGAAACTAATCGTTGTGTGGGTGCAGAAATCCAAACTATTGTTGAGAGGGCTGCGGCTACTACTTTCTGTCAAATGTTTCCAGAAGATATGCCTGTTCCTACCAATAGTAAACTACCAGCATTGGAGATTTCAATGGCAACGCTGTTAGCAGAACGTCAACAAATCAATCCATTAGCTATTAGAGAAGCAGATAAGGTGGAAAGTATGAGGAACAAAGCTGAACTTCAGGGGTTGCCATCTTCGACCGTAGATGCATCTGAGTACGCAATTGGTAATATAGATATATTTGGTGGGTGA
- a CDS encoding adenylate/guanylate cyclase domain-containing protein, which yields MEEQIKVLLIDDQSIIGEAIDRMLKPEADIVYYYCNDPTKAIKVAKEYQPTVILQDLVMPQMEGLLLVKFLRSKDCPTANVPLIVLSSKEDPTIKAKAFELGANDYLVKLPNAMELIARIRYHSKAYINFLKRQEAEALFKAEIMRQAAYIEQVGKVTSAASDVERDAFQPDILVEVAKRSDELGQLARVFTNMVKTVKTREKELTNANTQLESLLKAYGRYVPHEYLRFLRKESITDVKLGDHVSKIMGVMFSDIRSFTTISEGMTPQDNFNFVNAYLKRVSPEIRNNYGLIVKFLGDGMMAVFPDGADDAIAAGVSKLKQVEEYNKKRTENGYIPIQVGIGIHVGHMMLGMVGEENRMQGDAFSDNVNLTARLEGLTKFYGVSLLISEQALGNLSKADKYQIRFLDRVVVKGRSEPISVYEVLDAEVDEVRFIKLQTQPDFEQGLEYYRQGDFNKAKDFFEKVLSLNAADKTADLYLSRVNYLLQNGKPDNWDGVWYFTEK from the coding sequence ATGGAAGAACAAATTAAAGTTTTATTAATAGACGATCAATCTATCATTGGTGAAGCTATTGATCGAATGCTCAAACCTGAAGCAGATATAGTTTATTATTACTGTAACGACCCCACTAAAGCTATTAAAGTTGCTAAAGAATATCAGCCTACAGTCATTCTTCAAGACTTGGTAATGCCTCAAATGGAAGGATTATTATTAGTTAAATTTTTGCGTTCTAAAGATTGTCCTACCGCTAATGTTCCCCTAATTGTTCTTTCTAGTAAAGAAGACCCAACTATCAAAGCTAAAGCATTTGAATTAGGGGCAAATGACTATTTGGTCAAATTGCCAAATGCTATGGAATTAATTGCCCGGATTCGTTACCATTCTAAGGCTTATATTAACTTTCTCAAACGTCAAGAAGCAGAGGCTTTATTTAAAGCAGAAATTATGCGTCAAGCAGCATATATTGAACAAGTTGGCAAAGTCACAAGTGCCGCTTCTGATGTGGAAAGAGATGCTTTTCAACCCGATATTTTAGTAGAAGTTGCTAAACGTAGCGACGAACTCGGACAACTAGCAAGGGTATTTACTAACATGGTAAAAACAGTCAAAACTAGGGAAAAAGAACTCACTAATGCTAATACTCAACTTGAATCTTTACTAAAAGCTTATGGACGGTATGTACCTCATGAATATTTGCGATTTCTGCGAAAAGAAAGCATTACTGACGTAAAATTAGGTGATCACGTTAGTAAAATTATGGGAGTAATGTTTAGTGATATTCGTTCTTTCACAACTATTTCTGAAGGAATGACACCGCAGGATAATTTTAATTTCGTTAATGCTTATCTCAAACGAGTTAGTCCTGAAATTCGCAACAATTATGGACTAATAGTTAAATTTTTAGGTGATGGGATGATGGCGGTTTTTCCTGATGGTGCTGATGATGCTATAGCTGCGGGCGTTTCTAAACTTAAACAGGTAGAAGAATATAATAAAAAGCGGACAGAAAATGGTTACATTCCTATTCAAGTGGGGATTGGTATTCATGTCGGACACATGATGTTAGGCATGGTTGGAGAAGAAAATCGAATGCAGGGAGATGCTTTTTCTGATAATGTGAATTTAACAGCACGTTTGGAAGGATTAACTAAATTTTATGGTGTATCTTTACTGATTTCTGAACAGGCGTTAGGTAATCTTAGTAAAGCTGATAAATATCAAATTCGGTTTTTAGATCGGGTAGTTGTGAAAGGTAGAAGTGAACCTATTTCTGTTTATGAAGTATTAGATGCAGAGGTTGATGAAGTCCGATTTATCAAGTTACAAACTCAGCCTGATTTTGAACAGGGTTTAGAATATTATCGCCAAGGTGATTTTAACAAAGCAAAGGATTTTTTTGAAAAAGTTTTATCTCTAAATGCTGCTGATAAAACTGCTGATTTATATTTAAGTCGGGTCAATTATCTGTTACAAAATGGTAAGCCAGACAATTGGGATGGTGTTTGGTATTTTACTGAAAAATAG
- a CDS encoding chemotaxis response regulator protein-glutamate methylesterase, with protein MKIAIVNDTVIALNTLRRIVQAVPYYQVIWTAQNGAEAVTKCQQNPPDLILMDLLMPVIDGVAATQQIMKYSPCAILIVTRSTKDNISQVYAAMGYGALDVVDTPVIYTEKYADMTDKLLGKIARIAKLIKKSSTSSKIKSESQNQLSTSLELVAIGSSTGGPKALAAILSELPTNFNAAIAIVQHVDGHFSGGFADWLNQQTPLPVRLAVPGDRLQKGRILVAGTNDHLCLKPDLTLAYTKNPLDYPYRPSVDVFFKSLAQHWKSKGTAILLTGMGKDGAEGLNALKLQGWHTIAQNQKSCIVYGMPKAAVELNAAVQVLSLESIAANLQKFFNK; from the coding sequence ATGAAAATCGCAATTGTTAATGATACTGTTATCGCTCTCAACACACTCCGAAGAATTGTCCAAGCTGTACCCTATTATCAGGTTATTTGGACTGCTCAAAATGGTGCAGAAGCTGTGACTAAATGCCAGCAAAATCCCCCTGATTTAATATTAATGGATTTGCTGATGCCAGTGATAGACGGAGTAGCAGCAACCCAACAAATTATGAAATATTCACCTTGTGCAATTCTCATTGTCACTAGAAGTACAAAAGATAATATTTCTCAAGTTTATGCAGCAATGGGTTATGGGGCTTTAGATGTTGTTGATACTCCAGTTATATATACAGAAAAATATGCAGATATGACTGATAAATTACTAGGTAAAATAGCTAGAATTGCCAAATTAATTAAAAAGAGTTCAACATCAAGCAAAATAAAGTCAGAAAGTCAAAATCAATTATCTACATCACTAGAATTAGTTGCAATTGGTTCTTCTACTGGGGGACCAAAAGCACTGGCAGCAATTTTATCAGAACTACCTACTAATTTTAATGCAGCGATCGCTATTGTTCAGCACGTTGATGGCCATTTTTCTGGCGGTTTTGCAGATTGGTTAAACCAGCAAACACCTTTACCAGTTAGATTAGCAGTACCAGGCGATCGCTTGCAAAAAGGTAGAATTTTAGTAGCAGGAACAAATGATCATCTCTGCTTAAAACCAGATTTAACATTAGCCTATACTAAAAATCCTCTTGATTATCCTTATCGTCCTTCTGTGGATGTATTTTTCAAAAGTCTTGCTCAACATTGGAAAAGTAAAGGAACGGCTATTTTGCTGACAGGTATGGGTAAAGATGGTGCAGAAGGATTAAATGCTTTAAAACTCCAAGGTTGGCATACTATTGCCCAGAATCAAAAAAGTTGTATTGTCTACGGAATGCCCAAAGCTGCTGTTGAATTAAATGCTGCTGTTCAGGTATTATCTTTAGAGAGTATAGCGGCAAATTTACAGAAGTTTTTCAATAAATAA
- a CDS encoding hybrid sensor histidine kinase/response regulator: MSNYTILELFRQEVETNVATLKQCLPILKTQPFSMNEIEQLIQAAHSLWGITSIVEMEAASNLVQLMKDCFIAIQKQSITLGKEEIDTLLHASDLLLSMSKAAEDNLDVWMTDHAWDWNTTQKTITNLANREQVIGDREQVIDNSSPAPSTPPIELPAMSGDSSMMDLFRLESEAQVSILNNGLLAIENNPQSSQELEALMRAAHSIKGAARIVSLDGVVELAHVMEDCFVAAQAKTIILIADDVDVLLQGVDLLQSISQLNDAELPDWLGKHQADFINIRDDVAAILQPGDKRQKAHIDFKTDARIVDDQSPITNPQFPIPNHQSLVPSPQSPISNLQPPVATFEVENTAKNQDRVVRVSADNLNRIMGLAGESLIEANWLQPFADSMMSLKSRMLDISLSLEQLEESLDQNLYEQEGREYLVQARQQKHECLDYISDRLNELELYVRRTASLSDRLYREVINSHMRPFEDGLQSFPRMIRDLGRKLNKQVKLEIVGKSTPVDRDILKKLEAPLTHILRNAVDHGLELPQERIASGKSPEGTIRLEAFHRGGMLAITISDDGKGINREQLRQKVINKNLATADMMTQLSDAELMEFLFLPGFSTAKQVTEISGRGVGLDIAKSMAQEVGGTVRANSQLGKGTSFHFQLPLTLSVVRTLLVEISDKPYAIPLARIDQIVTVDRSEITDVENRQYFTMNNQNIGLISAHQVLELPALKQQKGVVSIVVISDQNTTYGLVIDKFLGERDLVVRPLDPRLGKVPDISATALLGDGSPILIVDVSDMVASMDAILKGGKLSKVMMQAELESLTQRRKILVVDDSITVREMERKLLENRGYQVDTAVNGVEGWSAIRTNEYDLVISDIDMPRMNGIELVKQIKGNPRLNSVPVIIISYRDREEDRIQGLEAGADYYLTKSSFHDDTLINAVIDLIGQ; this comes from the coding sequence ATGAGCAACTACACTATATTGGAATTGTTTCGCCAGGAAGTAGAAACTAATGTTGCTACCCTGAAACAATGTCTTCCTATATTAAAAACTCAGCCGTTTTCAATGAACGAAATTGAGCAATTAATACAAGCGGCTCATTCTTTGTGGGGAATTACTAGCATTGTAGAAATGGAAGCTGCTTCCAATTTGGTGCAGTTAATGAAAGATTGCTTTATTGCTATTCAGAAACAAAGCATTACCTTGGGGAAAGAAGAAATTGATACCTTGCTTCATGCTAGTGATTTGCTTTTAAGTATGAGTAAAGCGGCTGAAGATAATTTAGATGTTTGGATGACAGATCATGCTTGGGATTGGAATACTACTCAGAAAACTATTACTAATTTAGCAAATAGGGAACAGGTAATAGGTGACAGGGAACAGGTGATAGATAATTCTTCCCCCGCACCCTCGACTCCTCCTATTGAATTACCAGCGATGAGTGGTGATAGTTCGATGATGGATTTATTTAGGTTGGAATCAGAAGCACAAGTTAGCATCCTGAATAATGGATTGCTGGCTATAGAAAACAATCCCCAATCATCACAGGAATTAGAAGCTTTAATGCGGGCGGCTCATTCTATCAAAGGTGCAGCGAGAATTGTCAGTTTAGATGGGGTGGTAGAGTTAGCCCACGTAATGGAAGATTGTTTTGTAGCCGCCCAAGCCAAAACCATTATTTTAATCGCCGATGATGTGGATGTGTTATTACAAGGGGTGGATTTGCTACAAAGTATTAGTCAATTAAATGATGCAGAACTACCAGATTGGTTAGGAAAACATCAAGCCGATTTTATCAATATCCGTGATGATGTAGCGGCAATTTTACAACCGGGAGATAAGAGGCAAAAGGCACACATCGATTTTAAAACAGATGCACGAATAGTTGATGATCAATCACCAATTACCAATCCTCAGTTCCCAATCCCCAATCACCAGTCCCTAGTTCCCAGTCCCCAGTCCCCAATCTCCAATCTCCAGCCCCCAGTTGCTACTTTTGAGGTAGAAAATACTGCAAAAAATCAAGATCGTGTCGTGCGGGTAAGTGCTGATAATTTAAACCGAATTATGGGTTTAGCTGGGGAATCATTGATTGAAGCTAACTGGTTACAACCATTTGCAGATTCGATGATGTCGCTAAAGTCGCGGATGTTGGATATTTCCCTCAGTTTGGAACAGTTAGAGGAATCTCTTGATCAAAATTTATATGAGCAAGAGGGGAGAGAATATTTAGTGCAAGCGCGACAACAGAAACATGAATGTCTTGATTATATAAGCGATCGCTTGAATGAATTAGAATTATATGTGCGTCGTACTGCTAGTTTATCAGACCGTCTTTATCGGGAAGTCATTAATTCTCACATGAGACCTTTTGAAGATGGTTTACAAAGTTTTCCTCGCATGATTCGGGATTTAGGACGCAAGTTAAATAAACAAGTAAAGTTAGAAATTGTTGGCAAATCTACACCTGTTGACCGTGATATTCTCAAAAAACTAGAAGCACCTTTAACTCATATTCTCAGAAATGCTGTAGATCATGGATTAGAACTTCCACAAGAACGCATTGCCTCCGGTAAATCACCTGAAGGGACAATTCGTTTAGAAGCCTTTCATCGGGGAGGAATGTTAGCAATTACTATTAGTGATGATGGCAAAGGTATAAATCGTGAACAGTTACGCCAGAAAGTCATTAATAAAAACTTAGCAACAGCAGACATGATGACTCAACTTTCTGATGCCGAGTTAATGGAATTTCTATTTTTACCTGGGTTTTCCACAGCTAAACAGGTGACAGAAATTTCTGGACGGGGTGTAGGTTTGGATATTGCTAAAAGTATGGCACAGGAAGTAGGGGGAACGGTACGCGCAAATTCCCAACTAGGAAAGGGTACAAGTTTTCATTTTCAACTTCCTCTGACTTTATCGGTAGTTAGAACACTATTAGTAGAAATTTCTGATAAACCTTATGCTATTCCTCTAGCAAGAATTGACCAAATTGTCACTGTGGATAGATCAGAAATTACTGATGTAGAAAATCGCCAATATTTTACTATGAATAACCAAAATATTGGTTTAATATCTGCCCATCAGGTATTAGAATTACCAGCATTAAAACAGCAAAAAGGTGTAGTTTCTATTGTTGTAATTAGTGACCAAAATACCACTTATGGATTAGTTATAGATAAGTTTTTAGGTGAACGAGATTTAGTTGTTAGACCCCTAGACCCCCGTTTAGGAAAAGTTCCAGATATTAGTGCTACTGCTCTATTAGGAGATGGTTCACCAATTTTGATAGTTGATGTGTCAGATATGGTTGCTTCTATGGATGCTATTCTCAAAGGTGGAAAATTATCTAAAGTCATGATGCAAGCTGAATTAGAAAGCTTGACTCAACGCCGAAAAATTTTGGTAGTTGATGACTCTATCACTGTTCGAGAAATGGAGCGTAAACTATTAGAAAATCGAGGTTATCAAGTGGATACTGCTGTTAATGGTGTGGAAGGTTGGAGTGCAATACGTACTAATGAATATGATTTAGTAATTAGTGATATTGATATGCCTCGAATGAATGGAATTGAATTAGTCAAACAAATCAAAGGTAATCCACGCTTAAATTCTGTACCTGTGATTATTATTTCTTATCGTGATCGGGAAGAAGATAGAATTCAAGGTTTAGAAGCTGGTGCTGACTACTATTTAACTAAGAGTAGTTTTCATGATGATACATTGATTAATGCGGTGATTGATTTAATTGGTCAATAG
- a CDS encoding chemotaxis protein CheW produces the protein MLMKEDSYVSNGKENDGVILNLVNSEIPIFNDCWNKIGVMGDRSCSELAAVIHCYECPVYAAVGDSLLEREPPADYLENWIHILEETSTNPDISDSNEAIIRTAEAISVIIFQLGNEKLALPVRMLQEVTHPCIIQPLPHRSNELFLGLVNIRGETLLCASLQSLLHIESTKENVNNKPNQETNSTVKPTLQRMIVAGQGEDKWVFPVDEVHGIFRFHLNELQDAPVVITKSEEGYTKGIVYWEGKKVNYLDSDLLFYNLNHKIL, from the coding sequence ATGCTGATGAAAGAAGATAGTTATGTCAGCAATGGTAAAGAAAATGATGGGGTAATATTAAACCTTGTCAATAGTGAAATACCAATTTTCAATGATTGCTGGAATAAAATTGGCGTAATGGGCGATCGCTCCTGTAGTGAATTAGCAGCCGTCATTCATTGCTATGAATGTCCAGTTTATGCCGCAGTGGGTGATAGTTTACTAGAAAGAGAACCACCAGCAGATTATCTCGAAAACTGGATTCACATTCTTGAAGAAACATCAACAAATCCTGATATTTCAGATAGTAATGAAGCAATTATTCGTACTGCTGAAGCTATTTCTGTCATTATCTTTCAACTTGGAAATGAAAAATTAGCCTTACCAGTGCGAATGTTACAAGAAGTTACTCATCCTTGCATAATTCAACCTCTACCCCATCGTAGTAATGAATTATTTTTAGGTTTGGTGAATATTCGTGGAGAAACTTTACTTTGTGCTTCTCTTCAGTCTCTTCTACATATTGAATCAACTAAGGAGAATGTAAACAATAAACCAAATCAAGAAACTAATTCCACAGTTAAACCTACTCTTCAAAGAATGATTGTAGCTGGACAAGGAGAAGATAAATGGGTGTTTCCAGTAGATGAAGTACATGGAATTTTTCGTTTTCATCTCAATGAATTGCAAGATGCACCTGTTGTCATTACTAAATCTGAGGAAGGTTATACCAAAGGAATTGTTTATTGGGAAGGTAAGAAAGTAAATTATCTTGATTCTGATTTATTGTTTTATAACCTCAATCACAAGATTTTGTAA
- a CDS encoding methyl-accepting chemotaxis protein encodes MLKTLSLQTRLISGFLFIGLIVLIVALVGWTVNLRLSNAINVLSTNTVPSVIGLWKINEGQTQIESSERALLNEQLTLAERNGEVARIKQAWEQINEGFKEYEPTDKSDEEKKLYSDFQNRWDEWKRNHERLMQMNQQFESLGILNPVGKELELIKLNQANSPEIGLVKRANVFLTQLREKAQDNRPSFEAATKLLIEDIKLNEKFGIEISQQGQKDAATGSFFLLLALVIGPTTAVVLGFAFSKPISQKVNELVKVSTSIANSNSSVQMQSSYGQDEIGKLQTAFYTVASKIGELVNIAQKISNGDLTTQIQQADSQDEISKLQNAFYTMNKDLNALIRSIQQSGVQITTSTTQIAASGKELEATVTEQLASTNEVAATAQEIAATSRNLVKTMDQVAEMTKMTAAGASESRDELQEMEETMRQLTEATNSITSKLGIMNKKASNINNVVVTITKVADQTSILSLNAAIEAEKAGEYGAGFAVVAREIRRLANQTAVATLEIEQIVKDMQSAVSVGVMEMDKFNNSVNSSVKQVNKISTQISKVINQVQSLPPQFIQVSESMEEQSQGAAQISEAMEQLSEASEQTVDALRETNSALEQLEDAAQLLRAEISHFQVKN; translated from the coding sequence ATGCTAAAGACTTTAAGCTTACAGACGCGGTTAATCAGTGGATTTTTATTTATTGGGTTAATTGTTTTAATTGTCGCTTTAGTGGGCTGGACTGTAAATTTACGTCTCAGTAATGCCATTAATGTTTTGAGTACGAATACTGTTCCTAGTGTTATAGGATTGTGGAAAATTAACGAAGGACAAACTCAGATAGAATCTTCAGAACGGGCTTTACTTAATGAGCAACTCACCCTAGCAGAAAGAAATGGTGAAGTAGCGAGAATTAAACAAGCTTGGGAACAAATTAATGAGGGATTTAAGGAATACGAACCAACAGATAAAAGTGATGAAGAAAAAAAATTGTATTCTGATTTTCAGAATCGTTGGGATGAATGGAAAAGGAATCATGAAAGATTAATGCAAATGAATCAACAGTTTGAAAGTTTGGGTATTCTTAACCCTGTAGGGAAGGAACTGGAATTAATCAAATTAAATCAAGCAAATAGTCCAGAAATAGGATTAGTTAAACGAGCAAATGTTTTTTTAACACAGTTAAGAGAAAAAGCTCAAGATAATCGTCCCTCTTTTGAAGCAGCGACAAAATTACTTATTGAAGACATCAAACTGAATGAAAAATTTGGAATTGAAATTTCGCAACAAGGGCAAAAAGATGCAGCTACAGGTTCATTTTTTTTGTTACTCGCTTTAGTGATTGGTCCTACGACTGCTGTTGTTTTGGGATTTGCTTTTAGTAAACCAATTTCCCAAAAAGTAAATGAATTAGTCAAAGTTTCTACATCTATAGCTAATAGTAATTCGTCTGTACAGATGCAATCATCTTATGGACAAGATGAAATAGGTAAATTACAAACTGCTTTCTACACAGTTGCATCTAAAATTGGTGAATTAGTGAATATTGCTCAAAAAATCTCCAATGGAGATTTGACAACACAAATTCAGCAAGCAGATAGTCAAGACGAAATTAGCAAATTGCAAAATGCCTTTTATACCATGAACAAGGATTTGAATGCCTTGATTAGAAGTATTCAACAGTCAGGTGTACAAATTACCACTTCTACTACACAAATTGCCGCTTCTGGGAAAGAATTAGAAGCCACAGTCACAGAACAATTAGCGTCTACAAACGAAGTTGCTGCTACTGCTCAAGAAATTGCTGCTACCTCTAGAAATTTAGTCAAGACGATGGATCAAGTCGCGGAAATGACTAAAATGACTGCTGCTGGTGCAAGTGAAAGTCGTGATGAATTGCAAGAAATGGAAGAGACAATGCGACAATTAACAGAAGCTACAAATTCTATTACTTCCAAATTAGGAATAATGAATAAAAAAGCCAGCAATATTAATAACGTTGTTGTCACAATTACCAAAGTTGCAGATCAAACTAGTATTTTGTCATTAAATGCAGCTATAGAAGCAGAAAAAGCGGGAGAATATGGGGCTGGTTTTGCGGTAGTAGCACGAGAAATTCGGCGTTTAGCAAATCAAACTGCTGTAGCAACTTTAGAAATTGAGCAGATAGTTAAAGATATGCAATCAGCAGTTTCAGTGGGTGTAATGGAAATGGATAAGTTTAATAATTCTGTGAATAGTAGTGTGAAACAGGTAAACAAAATTAGTACCCAAATTAGTAAAGTCATCAATCAAGTCCAAAGTCTACCACCGCAATTTATACAGGTAAGTGAAAGTATGGAAGAACAGTCTCAAGGGGCTGCACAAATTAGCGAAGCAATGGAGCAATTAAGTGAAGCTTCTGAGCAAACAGTTGATGCTTTGAGAGAAACAAATAGTGCATTAGAACAATTGGAAGATGCAGCGCAATTATTACGGGCAGAAATTTCGCATTTTCAGGTAAAAAATTGA
- a CDS encoding protein-glutamate O-methyltransferase CheR translates to MSYPEIENLLRRKIGIDAKIINSRKITKAVETRSSICGVSNVDNYLQILHTSNQEFDELVELIVVPETWFFRDNQPYHALTNYVRSQWLNKPHNRKLRLLSVPCSTGEEPYSLAMTLLNLGLLPTQFHIDAVDISKKSLAKAKKGIYSRNSFRSQNLEFQTRYFIPVDKEYQICDQVKNTVNFSQGNLIDSQFLIDKKSYDIIWCRNVLIYFDSPSRKITLKNLNGLLKSGGIIFFSASEIGELANLGLEIVRLNGVFLGQKKIANPANVSLNYPLVVVRDNNIQDIKEYTKQPINVAEIPLFLLENCRSNNNQIIQSQDGAIKKHDYNLDTIRNLADEGNLTAAISQCQNYLQTDFTNAEAYVLLGQIYQAQKLESKAEECFQKAVYLDPQNSQALLHLTLLKEQRGDITRANILRQRWQRLHQL, encoded by the coding sequence ATGAGTTATCCAGAAATTGAAAACTTATTACGCAGAAAAATCGGTATTGATGCCAAGATTATTAATTCTAGAAAAATTACTAAAGCTGTGGAAACTCGTTCTTCTATCTGCGGTGTCAGTAATGTAGATAACTATTTACAGATTTTACACACCTCAAATCAAGAATTTGATGAATTAGTGGAATTGATAGTTGTTCCAGAAACTTGGTTTTTCCGTGATAACCAACCTTATCATGCACTGACAAACTATGTCCGTTCTCAATGGTTAAATAAACCTCATAATAGGAAACTTCGCTTGTTAAGTGTTCCCTGTTCCACCGGAGAAGAACCTTATTCTCTGGCTATGACATTATTAAATTTAGGTTTATTACCAACTCAGTTTCATATTGATGCAGTTGATATTAGTAAAAAATCTTTAGCTAAGGCAAAAAAAGGAATTTACAGCCGTAATTCTTTTAGAAGTCAGAACTTAGAATTTCAAACCCGCTACTTTATCCCTGTAGATAAGGAATATCAAATATGTGATCAAGTCAAAAATACTGTTAATTTTAGTCAAGGTAACTTGATCGATTCCCAATTTTTAATAGATAAAAAATCTTATGATATTATTTGGTGTCGGAATGTTTTAATTTATTTTGATTCCCCGTCCAGAAAAATTACATTGAAAAATTTAAATGGTTTATTAAAAAGCGGAGGAATAATATTTTTTAGCGCATCGGAAATAGGAGAATTAGCTAATTTAGGATTAGAAATAGTTCGGTTGAATGGGGTGTTTTTAGGACAGAAAAAAATCGCAAATCCAGCAAATGTTAGCTTGAATTATCCACTGGTGGTGGTACGCGATAACAATATACAAGATATTAAAGAATATACAAAACAACCAATTAATGTTGCAGAAATACCTCTATTTTTACTAGAAAATTGCCGAAGTAATAATAACCAAATTATTCAAAGTCAAGATGGAGCAATAAAAAAACATGATTATAATCTAGATACAATTCGTAACTTAGCTGATGAAGGTAATTTAACCGCAGCTATATCTCAATGTCAAAATTATTTACAAACAGATTTCACCAATGCAGAAGCTTATGTTTTACTTGGTCAAATTTATCAAGCACAAAAACTAGAATCAAAAGCAGAAGAATGCTTTCAAAAAGCAGTTTATCTTGATCCTCAAAATTCTCAAGCTTTACTACATTTAACTTTACTCAAAGAACAAAGAGGAGACATAACTAGAGCAAACATTTTACGCCAAAGATGGCAAAGATTACACCAATTGTGA